One part of the Gammaproteobacteria bacterium genome encodes these proteins:
- a CDS encoding DUF2132 domain-containing protein codes for LKFLRKTQWARDKVESLYISTFEKQSPWGNSK; via the coding sequence CTGAAGTTTTTACGTAAGACCCAATGGGCCAGAGACAAGGTTGAGAGTTTGTATATCTCAACATTTGAAAAACAATCCCCGTGGGGTAATTCTAAATAG
- the rplS gene encoding 50S ribosomal protein L19 has product MSNIVAELEKEQMGFEVPEFSPGDTVVVRVKVKEGSRERVQAFEGVVIAKRNRGLNSAFTVRKISHGEGVERVFQTYSKIIDGIEVKRRGVVRRAKLYYLRELSGRAARIREKL; this is encoded by the coding sequence ATGAGTAACATAGTTGCAGAATTAGAAAAGGAACAGATGGGATTCGAAGTGCCGGAATTTTCTCCTGGTGATACCGTTGTTGTTCGAGTAAAGGTTAAGGAAGGTAGTCGTGAACGTGTACAGGCCTTTGAAGGAGTGGTTATAGCCAAGCGCAATCGTGGTTTGAATTCTGCTTTTACTGTGCGCAAGATCTCTCATGGTGAAGGTGTTGAGCGTGTGTTCCAGACCTACAGCAAGATTATTGACGGCATTGAAGTAAAACGTCGTGGTGTTGTGCGTCGCGCCAAACTTTATTATTTGCGTGAGCTGAGTGGTAGGGCTGCACGTATTCGCGAGAAGCTTTAA
- a CDS encoding 3',5'-cyclic-nucleotide phosphodiesterase has protein sequence MKIRILGCGGGIGSGEHTTCFQVDDHVLLDAGTGLSELTKEEMSKIRHIFVSHSHIDHVLGIPLIADSVFRDAKEPMVIHGLEETIQALRTHIFNWEIWPDFTELPDVASAMLRYEPMKPGDVVEAGGLQVEMMAVNHVVPGVGYRVMDHNNKSFAFSGDTSTNDTFWAALNRHDDLDALIVESAFPDKEAELCKKALHYCPSMLAEDLKKLKHKPTVYITHFKPGDEALTFKQCQQQIKGFDLKALHDVNIIEL, from the coding sequence ATGAAGATTAGAATATTAGGCTGTGGGGGCGGCATTGGTTCGGGTGAGCATACGACCTGTTTTCAGGTGGATGATCATGTATTGCTGGATGCTGGCACCGGACTGAGTGAGTTGACCAAGGAAGAGATGTCAAAAATTCGACACATCTTTGTTTCTCATTCGCATATTGATCATGTATTAGGTATACCCTTGATTGCTGATTCAGTATTTCGTGATGCCAAGGAGCCTATGGTGATTCATGGGCTGGAAGAGACTATACAAGCATTAAGAACGCATATCTTTAATTGGGAAATCTGGCCGGATTTTACCGAGCTACCCGATGTCGCATCCGCTATGCTGCGTTATGAACCGATGAAGCCGGGCGATGTCGTTGAGGCGGGTGGTTTGCAGGTTGAAATGATGGCGGTGAATCATGTGGTGCCGGGTGTTGGCTATCGGGTGATGGATCATAACAACAAGAGTTTTGCCTTTAGTGGTGACACCTCAACCAACGATACCTTTTGGGCGGCATTGAATCGTCATGATGATCTTGATGCCTTGATTGTTGAAAGTGCCTTTCCGGATAAAGAAGCCGAATTATGTAAGAAGGCGCTGCATTATTGTCCTTCTATGCTGGCTGAGGATTTAAAAAAGCTCAAGCACAAGCCTACCGTTTATATTACCCATTTCAAGCCGGGTGATGAAGCATTAACCTTCAAGCAATGTCAGCAACAGATTAAGGGCTTTGATCTGAAGGCATTGCATGATGTGAATATTATCGAGTTATAA
- the ccsA gene encoding cytochrome c biogenesis protein CcsA codes for MQISITGLGAILSYLIASVLLICPLLKKRSLPQDMRKRFFTIGFIGILLHGFSLYPALMTNNGINLGFLNAASLIGLASISLLLISSIRYPIENLCIAFMPGTAIIIAINMAYPSGHTINESLTWQLQLHILLSIFAYSILALAALQALLLSFQERHLHNHHPGGLVRALPPLQLMEDLLFQMIRVGFILLSLALFSGILFLEDLFAQHLVHKTVLSIIAWAVFAILLWGRSTMGWRGRTAIRWTLGGFAFLVLAYFGSKLVLEILL; via the coding sequence ATGCAGATTTCAATAACAGGCCTTGGAGCCATACTCAGTTACCTCATCGCAAGTGTGTTGCTGATCTGTCCCTTGTTGAAAAAACGCAGTCTGCCGCAGGACATGCGTAAACGCTTTTTTACTATTGGTTTTATCGGCATATTGCTCCATGGCTTCTCATTATATCCAGCCCTGATGACCAATAATGGCATCAATCTTGGATTTCTAAACGCGGCATCCCTGATTGGCCTCGCATCCATTAGCCTGTTACTGATTAGCAGCATTCGTTACCCGATTGAAAACCTGTGCATTGCCTTTATGCCCGGTACGGCAATAATTATTGCCATCAATATGGCGTACCCGAGCGGTCATACCATCAACGAATCCCTGACCTGGCAGTTACAGCTACATATCTTGCTCTCTATTTTCGCCTACAGCATCCTTGCCCTGGCAGCCTTACAAGCACTATTGCTATCCTTTCAGGAACGTCATCTGCATAACCATCATCCAGGCGGACTGGTGCGCGCGTTACCACCATTACAGCTCATGGAAGATCTGCTATTCCAGATGATCCGTGTCGGTTTTATCCTGCTTTCCCTGGCTCTGTTTTCCGGCATCCTGTTTCTGGAAGATCTGTTTGCACAACACCTGGTTCACAAAACAGTATTATCTATTATTGCCTGGGCAGTCTTTGCTATCCTGTTATGGGGACGCAGCACCATGGGCTGGCGTGGGCGTACTGCTATCCGCTGGACCCTGGGGGGGTTTGCCTTTCTGGTACTCGCCTATTTTGGCAGCAAACTGGTTCTGGAAATCTTGTTATAA
- the ffh gene encoding signal recognition particle protein — translation MFENLTERLSRTIKNVRGQGRLSEDNIKDSLREVRMALLEADVALPVVRVFIDRVKERAVGHEVLTSLTPGQALIKVVQDELVAVMGEACEGLNLQTQPPAVILMAGLQGSGKTTTTAKLSRWLQEEQGKRVMVVSCDIYRPAAIKQLETLATEVKAEFFPSTVEQNVVDIASAALAQARKTFCDVLIVDTAGRLHVDAEMMDEIKHIHQAVDPIETLFVVDSMTGQDAANTAQAFNETLPLTGVILTKTDGDARGGAALSIRHITGKPIKFMGVGEKTAALEVFHPDRVVSRILGMGDVLSLVEEAERKVDKAQVARLAQKISKGKGFDLSDFRDQMQQMMGMGGMAGLMDKLPGMGNVPQNVKDQMNDKEVGRMVAIINSMTANERTHPKLIKGSRKRRIAQGSGTQVQEVNRLLKQYTQMQKMMKKMSGGGMSKMLRGLKGKLPTGLPF, via the coding sequence ATGTTTGAAAACTTAACGGAACGATTATCGCGTACCATCAAGAATGTACGTGGTCAGGGGCGTTTATCCGAGGATAATATCAAGGATAGTCTGCGCGAGGTGCGTATGGCACTGCTGGAGGCGGATGTTGCCTTGCCGGTGGTGCGAGTCTTTATTGATCGGGTGAAGGAACGAGCGGTTGGTCATGAAGTGCTGACCAGTCTGACACCTGGGCAGGCACTAATCAAAGTGGTTCAGGATGAGTTGGTTGCTGTCATGGGTGAGGCCTGCGAGGGACTGAACCTACAGACGCAACCCCCCGCCGTTATATTGATGGCAGGCCTTCAGGGTTCGGGTAAGACCACCACCACAGCCAAGTTATCGCGTTGGTTGCAGGAAGAACAGGGTAAGCGGGTTATGGTGGTGAGTTGTGATATCTATCGCCCTGCCGCCATCAAACAGCTTGAGACCCTGGCAACAGAGGTTAAGGCAGAGTTCTTTCCCAGCACTGTTGAACAAAATGTGGTGGATATTGCCAGTGCTGCCCTGGCTCAGGCACGCAAGACCTTTTGTGATGTATTGATTGTCGATACTGCCGGTCGTCTGCATGTTGATGCCGAGATGATGGATGAGATCAAGCATATTCATCAAGCGGTTGATCCAATAGAAACCCTGTTTGTGGTTGATAGTATGACCGGTCAGGATGCGGCGAATACCGCTCAGGCGTTTAATGAAACCCTGCCATTAACTGGTGTGATCCTGACCAAGACCGATGGTGATGCGCGTGGCGGTGCGGCCTTGTCGATTCGTCATATTACCGGCAAGCCCATCAAGTTTATGGGTGTGGGTGAGAAAACGGCAGCCCTGGAGGTGTTTCATCCCGATCGTGTTGTCTCCAGAATCCTGGGTATGGGTGATGTGCTTAGTCTGGTGGAAGAGGCCGAGCGTAAGGTAGATAAGGCTCAGGTTGCAAGACTGGCGCAGAAAATTAGTAAGGGTAAGGGTTTTGATCTGAGTGATTTTCGTGATCAGATGCAGCAGATGATGGGCATGGGTGGCATGGCTGGGTTGATGGATAAATTACCGGGTATGGGTAATGTGCCGCAGAATGTTAAGGATCAGATGAATGACAAGGAGGTGGGTCGTATGGTGGCGATTATCAATTCCATGACCGCGAATGAACGTACTCACCCTAAATTGATCAAGGGTTCGCGTAAACGTCGTATTGCTCAGGGTTCAGGTACCCAGGTGCAGGAGGTCAATCGCTTGTTGAAGCAGTATACCCAGATGCAAAAAATGATGAAAAAGATGTCAGGTGGCGGCATGAGTAAGATGTTACGCGGTCTGAAAGGCAAACTGCCAACCGGCCTGCCCTTCTAA
- the rimM gene encoding ribosome maturation factor RimM: protein MSEIVPLDTDQLVVLGRISGLYGVRGWVKVFSYTEPRENILNYKPWYIRSGAHWQVVELAEGKRHGKGVVARLADCTDRDVAAGWMDKDIAIHRDQLPKTAPGEYYWSDLTGLQASTLEGVALGVVDHLISTGANDVLVIKGNKEHLVPFIQGQYVSAIDLVAGTIKVDWDPEF, encoded by the coding sequence ATGAGTGAGATCGTTCCGCTGGATACGGATCAACTGGTGGTATTGGGGCGTATCTCTGGTTTGTATGGGGTGCGAGGTTGGGTTAAGGTTTTTTCCTATACCGAACCGCGTGAAAATATCCTCAATTACAAACCCTGGTATATTCGTAGTGGTGCTCATTGGCAAGTGGTTGAACTGGCTGAGGGCAAGCGACATGGTAAGGGCGTGGTTGCGCGTCTTGCCGATTGCACGGACAGAGATGTTGCCGCGGGCTGGATGGATAAGGATATCGCCATTCATCGTGATCAGCTCCCGAAAACAGCACCCGGTGAGTATTACTGGAGTGATTTAACCGGGTTGCAGGCATCGACGCTTGAAGGTGTTGCTTTGGGTGTAGTGGATCATTTAATTAGTACCGGTGCCAATGATGTACTGGTTATAAAAGGGAATAAGGAACATTTGGTTCCCTTTATACAAGGCCAGTATGTGAGTGCTATTGATCTGGTTGCTGGAACAATAAAGGTTGACTGGGATCCGGAGTTTTAG
- a CDS encoding DUF3565 domain-containing protein, translated as MNQKIIGYHQDEENHWVAELACDHYQHVRHNPPWVNRPWVRTSEGRQSMIGHKLKCKKCDEGAPRDRG; from the coding sequence ATGAATCAAAAAATTATCGGATACCACCAGGATGAGGAGAATCATTGGGTGGCTGAGTTGGCCTGTGATCATTACCAGCACGTCCGCCATAACCCCCCTTGGGTCAATCGTCCCTGGGTGAGGACTAGTGAAGGCAGGCAATCAATGATTGGACACAAACTCAAATGCAAAAAATGTGATGAAGGTGCACCGAGAGATCGGGGTTAA
- the rpsP gene encoding 30S ribosomal protein S16 has product MVSIRLARGGAKKRPFYHIVVTDSRNSRDGRYIERLGYFNPSAKGQEVRLNVDLERADYWVGQGAQASDKVSSLLKNHRKQLDS; this is encoded by the coding sequence ATGGTAAGTATTCGATTGGCCAGAGGCGGAGCAAAAAAGCGTCCTTTTTACCACATTGTTGTAACCGATAGTCGCAATAGTCGCGATGGTCGTTATATTGAGCGTTTAGGTTATTTTAATCCGTCAGCCAAGGGTCAGGAAGTGCGTTTGAATGTTGATCTTGAGCGTGCAGATTACTGGGTTGGTCAGGGTGCGCAAGCATCAGACAAGGTCAGCAGCTTGTTAAAGAATCATCGTAAGCAGCTTGATTCCTGA
- the trmD gene encoding tRNA (guanosine(37)-N1)-methyltransferase TrmD: MRVDVITLFPEMFRSVTESGVTGRALQRGLFAFESWNPRDFTTNKHRSVDDRPYGGGPGMVMQVEPLRAAIQAAKQADNEPAHVIYLSPQGRTLDQQGVQELAQRKRLLLVAGRYEGVDERLLQQDVDEEWSIGDYVLSGGELAAMVLIDAVARMLPGVLGHEDSAEFDSFMNGLLDYPHYTRPEQIDGVAVPDVLLQGNHAEIERWRHQQSLGRTWLRRPDLLERMELDAEQKRLLEEFILDLGNF, encoded by the coding sequence ATGCGGGTTGATGTGATTACCCTGTTTCCAGAGATGTTTCGTTCTGTGACCGAAAGTGGTGTGACTGGTCGAGCGTTGCAACGTGGCTTATTTGCCTTTGAGAGCTGGAATCCACGGGATTTCACTACTAATAAGCATCGTAGTGTCGATGATCGACCTTACGGTGGCGGTCCTGGTATGGTGATGCAGGTGGAGCCGCTAAGGGCTGCGATACAGGCAGCTAAACAGGCTGATAATGAACCGGCCCATGTGATTTATTTATCACCCCAGGGACGCACGCTGGATCAACAAGGGGTGCAAGAGCTGGCACAAAGAAAGCGTTTGTTGTTGGTCGCCGGGCGTTATGAAGGGGTGGATGAACGCTTGCTGCAACAGGATGTTGATGAGGAATGGTCGATAGGTGATTATGTCCTTAGTGGTGGTGAGTTGGCGGCGATGGTTCTGATTGATGCCGTTGCCCGGATGTTGCCGGGTGTGCTGGGGCATGAGGATTCAGCCGAGTTTGATTCATTTATGAATGGCTTGCTGGATTATCCGCATTATACGCGACCAGAACAGATTGATGGTGTCGCGGTACCCGATGTGTTGTTGCAAGGCAATCATGCCGAGATTGAACGTTGGCGTCATCAGCAATCACTGGGGCGCACCTGGTTGAGAAGACCAGATTTGCTGGAGCGAATGGAACTGGACGCTGAGCAGAAGAGATTGTTGGAAGAATTTATTTTAGATTTAGGAAACTTTTAG